The genomic region TCTTCTTGTGCCCGACTGCGTGTCATGGGTGCCATCGCTAGTCGATGGGGCAATTCCATGTTGCCTATCTTCGTTTTACTCCATATCTTTTCCAATTGGATGTGCTCCTCTTCTTATTTAAGATTTTGTAGAAAGATTTATTCGTGGATGCTTCTGAATTAACTTAGTTCTGAAATAATCGGGTACATGGGAGCAGTCAGTTGGAACTCATAGTTCTGATCTACAATTCCTACGACCACTTCATTGTGATCATACAGATCGATCATGAAGCCCGCCATTTCTTTAGCTGTATGATATTTGGTCATATTCGCTTTATAGTCAAAAGCTTCAGCGTCTATTGATTTTTGTACAAATTCTGTTTCCGTGATCGCTGGTGCAAGCACCTTCGCTTTCAGTTTTGCACCTTTCAGTTCCAGTTCTTTGGCAAGACCTTCTGTGAAGGCACTCACGTAGTATTTGGATGCAGAATACGCAACACTGCCTACAGCAATGGCATATCCGAGCGCGGAGGAGACGTTAATCAATTGGGTACCTTCGACATTCGCATAATCTCGCACATACAATGTAGAGAGAATGGTCAGGGATTCGATGTTAACACGCAGCATGGTCTCCACTTTATCCAAATTCTGTTCAGCAATGAACGAGCCTTCTCCAAGCCCTGCATTATTGATCCAAGTCTCAATTTCATATTCCTTCAAATCGTTATATAGCGTGTACGCCTCTGCGGTAACAGACAGGTCGCTTGTGTGAACAACAACATTTACTTTAGGGTCGATACCCTGAATAGTCGATTTAAGGTCTTCCAACTTATCCAATCTTCTAGCTACCAAGATCAAGTTTTTACCCCGTGTTGCAAATGCCAATGCTGTTTCATATCCAATTCCTGAACTTGCTCCTGTAATCACTGTGTATTTCATCTTAATCTCTCCCTCATATTCTTTAGATTAGTGTAATTCCAATTTTGAGAACGATCGTTCTTTATTGTGCAAAAAAAACAGTTAGATCTAACTTGCTGTTAGCATATCATTTCTAGAACGAACAGTAAAGAATTATTTTTATAACATTCTTTTCCCTTCAACAGAGAACCATAGCGTAAATTTAATAAATTGACACCGATGAGTTACTAACGCAGTTTACTTAATTTACGCTGTTTTTTCATTCTCCACTAAATAAGATCATGACCAGACCCGGAGATTTCTTCATTTTATAATCCCCCACTTTCTTTCCCTATATTAGAAACCATTGAAACCACGTCGATGAATGCCTGTACTGCTGGCGAACTCCGTTGTTGTGATTTAATAACCATTCCAATGGGTAGTAGTTGGGGCGGATCAAGTGATAGAACTGTCGTTCCTTCCAGACTATTAGAGAGCATCATACGAGGTAGCAAAGTTATACCTAGTCCTTCCTGCACCATAGCAAATATGGTTGCACTGTCCTGAACCCTAAATCTAACATGTGGAGTGATTTTTTCTTCTTTCGAACCAGATTGATTCATAATATCAAATGAACACTCGTCTTTAGATAAAATAAACTGTTCTCCCTCTAGTTCACTTAGAGTAATAGCTCCCCTAGCTTCTAAATGATGTCCCGAAGGAACAAGTATACAAAGCTCATCTGTTAATATCCATGTGCTATTTTTTTCAACAGACGGATGAAGTAAAAATCCAATATCAATTATATTTTGTTTTAGCCAATCCTCTATTTCCAATATGTTTCCTTCAAAAAGCACCATTTCTACGTTTGAATATCTCTCCTGAAAAACGGTAATTATACGAGCGAGCACGCCTGCATGTATGAAAGGGATATAACCAATTCGTAATTTTCCTGTTATTTCTCCTTGTTCTGCTTTTGCTTCTTGTACGATCGCTTCGGCAAAAGACACAATAGAACGTGCATACTCCAAAATCCTCTTCCCCACAGGTGTGAACGTAATTATTCCCTTACGATTACGCTCGATCAAAGTAATATTTAACTCTTTCTCAAAAGCCGTTAGCGCATGACTCACAGCAGATTGAGTTAAATTCAATTCCTCTGCTGCTTCCGTAAAACTGCCTAGTTTCGCAAGAGCTACAAGGCATTGAAGCTGAGTTAAAGTCATATGAATTCTCCTCATAATAATATGCTAAACATGATTTGAACTCATAATGATGCTAATCTATAATTTTGTCAAGAAGAGCATCACCAATATAGATTAACGAGGAGAAATGTTCATGTTTAGTTGGCAGGCATATTCAATAGGAAAAGCTGAAGAGGTTGTGAAAAAAATAGAGATTCCCTTGCCGGAGCCTCAAGAAAACGAAGCTAGAATAAAAATTCTGGCTACAGTACTAGGTCTTCCCGACAAAATGATGTTAGAAGGAACTTATTTAATTACCAAAACACTACCCATCTCGTTTGGTCAAGAGGTTGTAGGTATTGTTGACAAAGCAGGCCCGGGATATCCATTTAAAGAAGGAGATCGTGTAATAGGAATTACAGGTTACCATATGGGCTTGGGAGGATTAGCAGAATACTGCATAAGTCCTGGTGACAGCACTGTCTTGGCACCATCAACACTTTCAGACGCAGAAGCAGCTAGCTTCTTAGGCTCATTCCATGTTGCATATGTTGGACTTGTTAACCGTGCAGCGATAAAATCCGGGGAAACGTTGCTTGTATTAGGCGGGGCCGGACGAACAGGCTCAGCAGCCATTCAATTAGGCAAAGCACTTGGAGCAACCGTCATTGCCACTGCGAGAGCAAAAGAACAAGAGGAATTTTGCCGCAGTCAGGGCGCAGACTATGTCATTAATCCAGCAGAGCAAGGGTTTGATGAAGCCATTGCCAAGTTTACTGAGGGTCAGGGCATCAATGTCATTTATGATACGGTTGGTGGTGACGTTTATACTAACGCTGTAAATAGTATTACTTTAGGAGGGCGAGTTGTACTTATTGGGTTTGCAAGTGGTAGTTGGGGACACCCTGATCCATTGCATATCCTATCTAAAGGCTATTCTGTTACCGGAGCACTCCACCTAGTTCGCTCAGAGGAAGAACGTACTGAGAGTATCCATGTTTTAAACAACCTGCTAGAAACAGGAAAGATACAACCTCCCCCTACTTCTGCTTATGCATTTGAGCATGCTCCTGAGGCCCTCGCCTCTCTTCGTGAACGACAATCAGAATTAGTTGTTGTAAAAGGAACTTAACAGTCTAAGCTTGGCTATGTTAATTCATTTATCTCAACAGCTTTTTCTGTCCAATCAAAAAAAACAGTCCTCGAAGAAATTAATTCTACTCTTCGGGACTGTACAGTTCAGTTATAAGGTTTTACTAATGATGATGTTTATCTTCCAGCATCCTATGTATCGGTTACACCATCCGCTGTCTCATCGCCTCAAACAACAAAATCGTTGCCGCCATTGCCGCGTTAAGCGACTCTGCCTGTCCCTGCATCGGGATCGTAATCGCATCATCTACTAAACGTGCCGTAGCATCCGAGATGCCTTTGCCTTCGTTACCAATCACGAGCCATACCGACTGCGTAAAATCATAACTATAACATGAATGCTCTGCCTGCAAAGAAGTACTGACCAGCTTCACGCCCGCAGCTTTCGCTTCAGGAAGCAAGGATTCCAACTGGCCCTCCACAATGGGCAAATGAAACAATGACCCCATCGTCGAACGAATCGTCTTCGGGTTATAGACATCAGCACAGCCCGCGCCGAGTACGACCCCAGCAGCTCCTGCTGCATCCGCGCTACGAATGATTGTACCCACATTACCTGGGTCCTGCACCCCGTCCAGCACCACAACCAGCCCACGCGCTCCGGTGATCAGGCTTTCCAGTGGCTCCCTGCCTTTACGTACAATTGCAAATACAGGCTGCGGTGTCATCGTATCCGTACATTTGGCGATAACCGCAGGAGATACGCTGACCCATTCCACACACTGAAGCGGGTTCTCAAGCCCTGTCAATTCAATCGGTACACCTTGCTCTCCATCGAATACAATGCACTCCAGATCTGCTCCAGCACGCAATGCTTCCTGTACAAGATGAATACCTTCAATCATATATTTATGTTGACGGGTACGATGCTTTTTCTCCAGCAGCTGCGCCCATTCTTTTACACGTGTATTTTGCGGTGATACAATATCCATTTTTTCATCCTTCCCATCTACATCCATCACTTCGGATACGCAAGCTCCATTTTCGTCAAATGATCCTTGTGACCCACAATGATCAGCACATCTCCAGCTTCGATCCGATCCTCAGCGTACGGAGAAATGTTCATCGAATTTCCACTGCGAATCGCCATCACGTTGCACCCAAAACGAGCACGGATGTTCAATTCCATCAGGTTCTTACCGATCATTTGCTCCGAAGCTCTCATCTCCAGAATGCTGTAATCCTCAGACAACTCGATGTAATCCAGTATATTAGGCGAGGTCAGATGATGGGCTACGCGCAGTCCCATATCCCGCTCAGGATAGATCACCTTATCTGCGCCAATTTTTTGAAGCACCTTACCATGAAGCTCATTTTGAGCTTTTACGATCAGAACAGGTACACCCATATCTTTCAATATCAGGGTTGTCAGAATGCTCGCCTGAATATCTTCACCAATCGCCACAACGACAACGTCGAAATTTCGTATGCCCAGCGCACGCAGCGCTTCTTCATCTGTTGAATCTGCCGATACCGCATGGGTCACCACATTGGACATTTCCTGAGTCCGCTGCTCGTCCGCATCAATTGCCAGCACGTCGAATCCCATGCCACTCAGTGCATTGGCAACACTTGATCCGAACCGTCCCATGCCAATTACGGCATACTGTTTCTTGGCCATTAGGGTCTTAACCTCCCGCTGCACTTCAGCATGACGCATCATTACGATACCCATGCTAACGTAAATAATCCTTCGTAGTATACCACAAAGCCTGATAAACTTGAATGCGCCCGCTCTTCCCAGGGAACAGTATTAGAGCAGCCGAATATACGAGGAGGGAATTGCGATGCCCATTACATTAAGCCTGCGTGAAGCGATTGTTCATAAAGTTCATGACAAGAGTGATGATCAGCTCCGGGAGATGATTGAAGGTTCAGTAGATGGACCGGAAGCTGCATTACCTGGACTTGGCGCCATTTTCGAGATGATCTGGAAGAACACAGAACCTGCCAAGCAGGAAGAACTCATTCAAATCGCGCAGGAGCATCTGCACACCATTCCCGTTCAACCGCTTCGCTAATCGAAGCATTGGAGGGTAAGGTAACCATCAAACCGTTTGTTCTGTCTGCAAAAGAAAGCTTTCCCTTATTCGGCTGGATCATACCCGCCTCTAAGTAAGGTGTATAGCAATAGATCCCCCCGCCAATCGGCGGAGGGATCTTATTTTTTTAACAAGCTCCATCTCATCGCATGAACTTGTTACGTTTAACTAGCCTTTTAACAATTACCACGAAATACTTCTGCCTTTACTTAAGGCGCAGTCTCCAGGAATTTAGCTGTAGGATTTTTATCCATAGCCGTTCTCATGGCGTACTCATTTTCGAAGAGCACCACATAATTTCCTTTTTTATCTTTTACAAGCGCAGAGTTAATCCGGAATTTGCTTGCATCCAGATTCTCGTCCACGATCCAGCGAGCGAACTGATAAGGCATACGCTGCAATTGCACATCTACCCCATACTCGCCTTTCATCCGGTATTCAAATACCTCGAACTGAAGTTGACCAATTACGCCGAGAATCGTCTCGTCGAAACTTGCCGTCTGGAACACCTGAATGGTTCCTTCCTCCGTCAACTGATCAATTCCTTTTTGGTACTGTTTATGTTTCAACGCATTTTTTACGGTAACTTTAGCGAAAATCTCTGGCGAGAACGTTGGCAATTCTTCAAAGATAACCTCGCTGCCTTGGCTCAGTGAATCGCCAATCCGGAAGATACCCGGATCGAACAAACCGATAATATCGCCGGCATACGCCTCTTCCACAATATCCCGATCTTGTGCCAGGAATTGCTGTGGCTGTGACAGTTTGATCTCTTTGCCGACACGGTTATGCTTCACACTCATGCCACGTTGGAACTTGCCTGACACAATACGCAGGAATGCAATGCGATCCCGGTGTGCCGGGTTCATGTTGGCTTGAATTTTGAATACATAACCACTAAATTTTTCATTCGTTGGTTGAATCTCGCCTACCGTACTGCGGCGTGGTTCAGGCTTCGGTGCCAGTTCCAGGAAATTCTCCAAGAAGGTCTGCACGCCGAAATTGTTAATCGCACTACCGAAGAAAATAGGGGTCAATTCGCCGCGTTGAACCTTCTCCATATCAAACGGATCTCCCGCAACGTCCAAAAGCTCC from Paenibacillus sp. FSL R5-0341 harbors:
- a CDS encoding NADPH:quinone oxidoreductase family protein; amino-acid sequence: MFSWQAYSIGKAEEVVKKIEIPLPEPQENEARIKILATVLGLPDKMMLEGTYLITKTLPISFGQEVVGIVDKAGPGYPFKEGDRVIGITGYHMGLGGLAEYCISPGDSTVLAPSTLSDAEAASFLGSFHVAYVGLVNRAAIKSGETLLVLGGAGRTGSAAIQLGKALGATVIATARAKEQEEFCRSQGADYVINPAEQGFDEAIAKFTEGQGINVIYDTVGGDVYTNAVNSITLGGRVVLIGFASGSWGHPDPLHILSKGYSVTGALHLVRSEEERTESIHVLNNLLETGKIQPPPTSAYAFEHAPEALASLRERQSELVVVKGT
- a CDS encoding peptide chain release factor 3, producing MSKAANDILQQEVDKRRTFAIISHPDAGKTTLTEKLLLFGGAIRLAGTVKARKASKHATSDWMEIEKQRGISVTSSVMQFDYLNHRVNILDTPGHQDFSEDTYRTLTAADSAVMLIDVAKGVEAQTIKLFQVCAKRGIPIFTFINKLDREGKSPFDLMEELENVLGIRSVPMNWPIGTGRELCGVYDRMKNQVELFQGDDHSIIKVQKVNGYTDPIIREMAGEYLHDQLIQDLELLDVAGDPFDMEKVQRGELTPIFFGSAINNFGVQTFLENFLELAPKPEPRRSTVGEIQPTNEKFSGYVFKIQANMNPAHRDRIAFLRIVSGKFQRGMSVKHNRVGKEIKLSQPQQFLAQDRDIVEEAYAGDIIGLFDPGIFRIGDSLSQGSEVIFEELPTFSPEIFAKVTVKNALKHKQYQKGIDQLTEEGTIQVFQTASFDETILGVIGQLQFEVFEYRMKGEYGVDVQLQRMPYQFARWIVDENLDASKFRINSALVKDKKGNYVVLFENEYAMRTAMDKNPTAKFLETAP
- a CDS encoding LysR family transcriptional regulator gives rise to the protein MTLTQLQCLVALAKLGSFTEAAEELNLTQSAVSHALTAFEKELNITLIERNRKGIITFTPVGKRILEYARSIVSFAEAIVQEAKAEQGEITGKLRIGYIPFIHAGVLARIITVFQERYSNVEMVLFEGNILEIEDWLKQNIIDIGFLLHPSVEKNSTWILTDELCILVPSGHHLEARGAITLSELEGEQFILSKDECSFDIMNQSGSKEEKITPHVRFRVQDSATIFAMVQEGLGITLLPRMMLSNSLEGTTVLSLDPPQLLPIGMVIKSQQRSSPAVQAFIDVVSMVSNIGKESGGL
- the sspI gene encoding small acid-soluble spore protein SspI — encoded protein: MPITLSLREAIVHKVHDKSDDQLREMIEGSVDGPEAALPGLGAIFEMIWKNTEPAKQEELIQIAQEHLHTIPVQPLR
- a CDS encoding TrkA family potassium uptake protein, translating into MRHAEVQREVKTLMAKKQYAVIGMGRFGSSVANALSGMGFDVLAIDADEQRTQEMSNVVTHAVSADSTDEEALRALGIRNFDVVVVAIGEDIQASILTTLILKDMGVPVLIVKAQNELHGKVLQKIGADKVIYPERDMGLRVAHHLTSPNILDYIELSEDYSILEMRASEQMIGKNLMELNIRARFGCNVMAIRSGNSMNISPYAEDRIEAGDVLIIVGHKDHLTKMELAYPK
- a CDS encoding SDR family NAD(P)-dependent oxidoreductase, giving the protein MKYTVITGASSGIGYETALAFATRGKNLILVARRLDKLEDLKSTIQGIDPKVNVVVHTSDLSVTAEAYTLYNDLKEYEIETWINNAGLGEGSFIAEQNLDKVETMLRVNIESLTILSTLYVRDYANVEGTQLINVSSALGYAIAVGSVAYSASKYYVSAFTEGLAKELELKGAKLKAKVLAPAITETEFVQKSIDAEAFDYKANMTKYHTAKEMAGFMIDLYDHNEVVVGIVDQNYEFQLTAPMYPIISELS
- a CDS encoding RNA methyltransferase, with protein sequence MDIVSPQNTRVKEWAQLLEKKHRTRQHKYMIEGIHLVQEALRAGADLECIVFDGEQGVPIELTGLENPLQCVEWVSVSPAVIAKCTDTMTPQPVFAIVRKGREPLESLITGARGLVVVLDGVQDPGNVGTIIRSADAAGAAGVVLGAGCADVYNPKTIRSTMGSLFHLPIVEGQLESLLPEAKAAGVKLVSTSLQAEHSCYSYDFTQSVWLVIGNEGKGISDATARLVDDAITIPMQGQAESLNAAMAATILLFEAMRQRMV